The Lysobacter sp. genome includes a window with the following:
- a CDS encoding DUF692 domain-containing protein produces the protein MTPFPLPTDAAAGLGLRRPLLAAMRNAPAGSFDFLETAPENWIGVGGALGEGFADLASRYPVVCHGLSLSVGGPAPLDDTFLIKVRRFMETHRCPLYSEHLSACGDSRGQLYDLLPLPFSEASVHHVAARIRRTQEILGQRIAIENISYYAAPFQRMSEIDFINAVLAEADCMMLLDVNNIIVNATNHRYDPSEFLAALPGERVAYIHVAGHYDEAEDLKIDTHGSAVNAQVWALLEEAYGLFGPRPTLLERDFNLPPFEDLLDELGQVRRRIAGAPAHDQRHAA, from the coding sequence ATGACACCATTTCCGCTCCCGACAGACGCCGCTGCTGGTCTCGGCCTGCGTCGCCCGCTGCTGGCGGCGATGCGCAACGCCCCCGCCGGCAGCTTCGATTTCCTCGAAACCGCACCGGAGAACTGGATCGGCGTCGGCGGCGCGCTCGGCGAGGGCTTCGCCGATCTGGCTTCGCGCTATCCGGTGGTCTGCCACGGCCTGTCGCTGTCGGTAGGGGGGCCCGCGCCGCTGGACGACACGTTCCTGATCAAGGTGCGCAGGTTCATGGAGACGCACCGCTGTCCTCTGTACAGCGAACACCTCAGCGCCTGCGGCGACAGTCGCGGCCAACTGTACGACCTGCTGCCGCTGCCCTTCAGCGAAGCCTCCGTGCATCACGTCGCCGCGCGCATCCGCCGCACCCAGGAGATCCTCGGCCAGCGGATCGCGATCGAGAACATCTCGTACTACGCAGCGCCATTCCAGCGCATGAGCGAAATCGACTTCATCAACGCCGTGCTCGCCGAAGCGGACTGCATGATGCTGCTCGATGTGAACAACATCATCGTCAACGCCACGAATCACCGCTACGACCCGTCGGAATTCCTCGCCGCATTGCCTGGGGAACGCGTGGCGTACATCCACGTTGCCGGCCATTACGACGAGGCCGAAGACCTCAAGATCGACACCCACGGCAGCGCGGTCAACGCGCAGGTCTGGGCGCTGCTCGAGGAAGCGTATGGATTGTTCGGTCCGCGCCCCACCCTGCTGGAACGCGATTTCAACCTGCCGCCGTTCGAGGATCTGCTCGACGAACTCGGCCAGGTCCGACGCCGCATCGCCGGAGCGCCCGCGCATGACCAGCGCCACGCCGCCTGA
- the rlmB gene encoding 23S rRNA (guanosine(2251)-2'-O)-methyltransferase RlmB, which produces MSNPSTNSQKAWIVGINAVAAAVEHDAEHVREVLIEASAKNPRLTEIEENARRKEIDVRRVATNALDGVAGGLRHQGVVARYAAAKTYNEDDLPELIEAAAGKALLLVLDGVQDPHNLGACLRSAAAAGVTAVIIPKDKAVQVNATVRKTSAGAADSIPVVRVTNLARAMRDIQQLGVWIYGLAGEATGSLYKLDLRGNVALALGGEADGLRRLTREHCDELVMIPMPGLASSSPGVESLNVSVATGVVLFEAVRQRQ; this is translated from the coding sequence ATGAGCAACCCATCAACCAATAGCCAGAAAGCGTGGATCGTCGGTATCAACGCGGTCGCTGCCGCGGTCGAGCACGATGCCGAGCATGTCCGCGAAGTGCTGATCGAAGCCAGCGCCAAGAATCCGCGCCTGACCGAGATCGAAGAGAACGCGCGGCGCAAGGAGATCGACGTGCGCCGGGTCGCGACCAATGCGCTGGACGGTGTCGCTGGCGGCCTGCGCCACCAGGGCGTGGTCGCGCGCTATGCCGCCGCCAAGACCTACAACGAAGACGATCTGCCCGAGCTTATCGAAGCCGCCGCCGGCAAGGCGCTGCTGCTGGTGCTCGACGGCGTGCAGGACCCGCACAATCTGGGCGCGTGCCTGCGCAGTGCGGCTGCGGCAGGCGTGACCGCCGTGATCATTCCCAAAGACAAGGCGGTGCAGGTGAATGCGACCGTGCGCAAGACTTCGGCCGGCGCGGCCGACAGCATCCCCGTGGTGCGGGTGACCAATCTCGCCCGTGCGATGCGCGACATCCAGCAGCTCGGGGTATGGATCTACGGGCTTGCCGGCGAAGCCACGGGCTCGCTGTACAAACTCGATCTGCGCGGCAATGTCGCGTTGGCGCTCGGCGGAGAAGCCGATGGCCTGCGCCGGCTCACCCGCGAGCATTGCGATGAGCTGGTGATGATTCCGATGCCGGGCCTCGCATCGTCATCGCCCGGCGTGGAAAGCCTCAACGTGTCGGTCGCGACCGGTGTCGTGTTGTTCGAAGCCGTGCGTCAGCGGCAATAA
- a CDS encoding TIGR03862 family flavoprotein — translation MSPNLPSSTDVAIVGGGPAGLMAAEVAIAAGLRVDLFEAKGSVGRKFLIAGKGGLNLTHSEPRPAFDARYRERATQVGHWLDAFDGDALREWTRGFGIETYVGSSGRVFPMDRKAAPLLRGWVRRLRERGVRIHVHHRWTGWNETGALRFDTADGERSTDAKATVLALGGASWPQLGSDGIWVPVLDERGIDIAPLRPSNCGFDIGWSEHLSTRHAGAPLKPVIAHWQGPDGAMHSLQGECVITATGIEGSAIYAISADLRERILRDGETMLWLDLAPGRDETRLHRDLEKPRGKRSLGEHLRRQTGLDAIKIALLHEGLPRDAMTDIDTLVRTIKRLPLRLRSARPIAETISTAGGVRLEALDDALQANAMPGVFCAGEMLDWEAPTGGYLLTACFASGIIAGRGAVAACGSDGSRDLSPDCGSHDGA, via the coding sequence ATGTCGCCCAACCTGCCTTCCAGCACCGATGTCGCCATCGTCGGCGGCGGCCCCGCCGGGCTGATGGCGGCCGAGGTCGCGATCGCGGCCGGATTGCGGGTCGATCTGTTCGAGGCCAAGGGCTCGGTCGGGCGCAAATTCCTGATCGCCGGCAAGGGCGGACTCAACCTCACCCACAGCGAGCCGCGACCGGCATTCGATGCGCGCTACCGCGAACGGGCGACGCAGGTCGGGCACTGGCTCGATGCCTTCGACGGCGATGCGCTGCGCGAATGGACGCGTGGATTCGGCATCGAAACCTACGTCGGCAGCTCCGGACGCGTGTTCCCGATGGATCGCAAGGCCGCACCGCTGCTGCGCGGCTGGGTACGGCGGCTGCGCGAGCGCGGCGTGCGCATCCACGTCCACCATCGCTGGACCGGTTGGAACGAAACCGGAGCACTGCGCTTCGATACTGCCGACGGCGAACGCAGCACCGATGCCAAAGCCACGGTACTCGCACTCGGCGGCGCGAGCTGGCCGCAGCTCGGTTCCGACGGCATCTGGGTTCCGGTGCTGGACGAACGCGGCATCGACATCGCACCACTGCGCCCGTCGAACTGCGGTTTCGATATCGGCTGGAGCGAACATCTGTCGACCCGTCACGCGGGCGCACCGCTGAAACCGGTCATTGCGCACTGGCAGGGGCCGGACGGCGCGATGCATTCGCTGCAAGGCGAGTGCGTGATCACGGCCACCGGCATCGAAGGCAGCGCGATCTATGCGATCTCCGCCGACCTGCGCGAACGCATCCTGCGCGACGGCGAAACGATGCTGTGGCTGGACCTGGCGCCGGGTCGCGACGAAACGCGCCTGCATCGCGACCTGGAAAAACCGCGTGGCAAACGCAGCCTCGGCGAACACCTGCGTCGACAAACAGGGCTGGACGCCATCAAGATCGCGCTGCTGCATGAAGGATTGCCCCGCGATGCGATGACCGACATCGACACGCTGGTGCGCACGATCAAACGCCTGCCGCTGCGCCTACGCAGCGCGCGACCGATCGCCGAAACGATCAGCACCGCCGGCGGCGTGCGGCTGGAGGCGCTCGACGATGCACTGCAGGCGAACGCAATGCCCGGCGTGTTCTGCGCCGGTGAAATGCTGGACTGGGAAGCACCGACCGGCGGTTATCTGCTCACCGCGTGCTTCGCGAGCGGAATCATTGCGGGACGCGGGGCAGTGGCTGCATGTGGAAGCGACGGAAGTCGCGATCTGTCACCGGATTGCGGATCACACGACGGGGCTTGA
- a CDS encoding RNA polymerase sigma factor has protein sequence MQQQPPAFQDSLAAARDGDLRALERVLVRSRQDLRRYAEYHCGINDIEDAVQESLLLVSRKLKALRELDAYNSWLFRIVKRECTRMKRATRYLLMQPTDLEEIDGPHYPAPTGLLRDVAHALAALPAHYREIILLRDLEGHTIGEIAASLSLHPEAAKARLHRARSLARQYLAPQPAPQMQTVAVPR, from the coding sequence GTGCAACAACAGCCCCCCGCATTCCAGGATTCGCTCGCCGCCGCCCGCGACGGAGACCTCCGTGCGCTCGAACGGGTTCTGGTGCGTTCGCGCCAGGATCTGCGCCGCTACGCCGAGTATCACTGCGGGATCAACGACATCGAAGATGCCGTGCAGGAGAGCCTGTTGCTGGTGTCGCGCAAGCTCAAGGCGCTGCGCGAACTCGACGCCTACAACTCGTGGCTGTTCCGGATCGTCAAGCGCGAATGCACGCGGATGAAACGCGCCACGCGCTACCTGCTGATGCAGCCGACCGATCTCGAAGAAATCGATGGCCCGCATTACCCCGCACCTACCGGGCTGCTCCGCGATGTCGCCCATGCGCTCGCCGCGCTGCCCGCCCATTACCGCGAGATCATCCTGCTCCGCGATCTTGAAGGCCACACCATCGGTGAGATCGCGGCGTCACTGTCGCTGCACCCGGAAGCCGCCAAAGCGCGGCTGCACCGCGCACGCAGTCTCGCCAGACAATATCTCGCGCCGCAGCCGGCGCCGCAGATGCAAACCGTTGCTGTTCCACGCTAG
- a CDS encoding EF-hand domain-containing protein: MTSTKKPVAIAVSAALASGLLLSGSAFASTHLTQGYLLGADAAAGDKATQGSCGADKKPAQGSCGGDKKPAQGSCGGDKKPAQGSCGGAKAAEGSCGMAKMDTDKDGKLSRAEFAAAHDGKDDKFASHDGNGDGFITAEEMKAAHEGKCGGDHKAAGEGKCGEGKCGGTQPAADGKAAEGKCGEGKCGGSM, from the coding sequence ATGACCAGCACCAAGAAACCCGTCGCGATCGCCGTCTCCGCAGCCTTGGCCAGCGGCCTGCTGCTGTCCGGCTCCGCGTTCGCTTCGACCCACCTGACCCAGGGCTATCTGCTCGGCGCCGACGCTGCTGCTGGCGACAAGGCCACACAGGGCAGTTGTGGTGCCGACAAGAAGCCGGCCCAAGGCAGCTGTGGCGGCGACAAGAAGCCGGCCCAGGGCAGCTGTGGCGGCGACAAGAAGCCGGCCCAAGGCAGTTGCGGCGGGGCCAAGGCCGCCGAAGGCAGCTGTGGCATGGCGAAGATGGACACCGACAAGGACGGCAAGCTCTCCCGCGCCGAATTCGCTGCCGCCCATGACGGCAAGGACGACAAATTCGCATCGCACGATGGCAATGGCGACGGCTTCATCACCGCCGAAGAAATGAAAGCTGCCCACGAAGGCAAGTGCGGCGGTGACCACAAGGCCGCTGGTGAAGGCAAATGCGGTGAAGGCAAGTGCGGCGGCACCCAGCCGGCTGCCGACGGCAAAGCCGCCGAAGGCAAGTGCGGCGAGGGCAAATGCGGCGGCAGCATGTAA
- a CDS encoding DUF2063 domain-containing protein has protein sequence MNDILAKQQDALAAHIRDPERVPPPSGIEERRVKIYRELFFNNVENLLAGNFPVLRRLYGDGGWQALVRAFYRDHDCQTPLFTELAREFLRYLDARAHTDAGRDDPPWLRELAHYEWIELALQISEARNDETAHDPEGDLLEGRPWVSPLAWPLAYAWPVHRIGPDYRPDTPPEAPTLLMLRREADGTVSFHALTPLVFRLLQRLDAEPALSGHEHLLALAAEAVATDPDAFLHEGATMLARMRAEGTILGTRLD, from the coding sequence ATGAACGACATCCTTGCGAAGCAACAGGATGCGCTGGCTGCGCATATCCGCGATCCGGAACGCGTGCCACCGCCGTCCGGCATCGAAGAGCGCAGAGTGAAGATCTATCGCGAACTGTTCTTCAACAACGTCGAGAATCTGCTGGCCGGCAATTTTCCGGTGCTGCGCAGGCTTTACGGCGACGGTGGCTGGCAGGCGCTTGTCCGTGCGTTCTATCGCGATCACGACTGCCAGACGCCGCTGTTCACCGAACTGGCGCGCGAATTCCTGCGCTATCTGGATGCGCGCGCCCATACCGACGCGGGTCGCGACGATCCACCATGGCTGCGCGAGCTGGCGCATTACGAATGGATCGAACTCGCGCTGCAGATCAGCGAAGCGCGCAACGACGAGACCGCGCACGACCCGGAAGGCGATCTGCTCGAAGGCCGCCCTTGGGTCTCGCCGCTGGCGTGGCCGCTCGCGTATGCCTGGCCGGTGCACAGGATCGGCCCGGACTACCGGCCGGACACGCCGCCCGAGGCGCCGACCCTGCTCATGCTGCGCCGCGAAGCCGACGGCACCGTCAGCTTCCATGCGCTGACTCCGCTCGTGTTCCGGCTGCTGCAGCGACTCGACGCCGAACCGGCGCTGAGCGGCCACGAACACTTGCTGGCGCTGGCCGCGGAAGCCGTCGCGACTGATCCGGATGCTTTCCTCCACGAGGGCGCGACAATGCTCGCGCGGATGCGCGCGGAAGGCACGATCCTCGGCACCCGTCTGGACTGA
- a CDS encoding helix-turn-helix transcriptional regulator codes for MEIKQATAALAALGQSTRLSVFRCLVQAGPEGRMPGEIAEALSLAGATLSFHLKELAAAGLVQAEPRGRFICYRADFDAMRALLGFLTENCCGGNADVCAPMACGPGRATKGKP; via the coding sequence ATGGAAATCAAGCAGGCTACCGCCGCCCTTGCCGCCCTCGGCCAGTCCACCCGTCTGTCCGTCTTCCGATGCCTGGTCCAGGCTGGACCGGAGGGGCGCATGCCGGGCGAGATCGCCGAAGCCCTGTCGCTCGCCGGGGCCACGTTGTCCTTTCATCTCAAGGAGCTGGCGGCGGCCGGATTGGTCCAGGCCGAGCCGCGTGGCCGCTTCATCTGCTATCGCGCCGATTTCGATGCCATGCGTGCGCTGCTCGGATTCCTGACCGAAAACTGCTGCGGCGGCAATGCCGACGTCTGCGCACCGATGGCCTGCGGGCCGGGCAGGGCCACGAAGGGCAAGCCTTAA
- the rnt gene encoding ribonuclease T, with translation MSERFRGYLPVVVDVETGGFDWNRHALLEIAVQPVDLDENGLLVPGETASAHLIPAPGTEIDPKSLQITGIDLDHPFRLAKEERDALDHVFAAVRAAVRKYDCQRAILVGHNAHFDLNFLNAAVARTQHKRNPFHPFSVFDTVSLAGVAYGQTVLARAVHAAGLSWNSEEAHSAVYDTERTAELFCKIVNAWPRMA, from the coding sequence ATGTCGGAGCGTTTCCGCGGCTATCTGCCGGTCGTGGTCGATGTGGAAACCGGCGGCTTCGACTGGAACCGTCACGCCCTGCTCGAAATCGCGGTGCAGCCGGTCGATCTCGACGAAAACGGCCTGCTCGTGCCCGGCGAAACCGCCAGCGCGCACCTGATCCCGGCGCCGGGCACCGAAATCGACCCGAAATCGCTGCAGATCACCGGCATCGATCTCGATCATCCGTTCCGGCTCGCCAAGGAAGAACGCGACGCGCTGGATCATGTGTTCGCCGCCGTGCGCGCCGCCGTGCGCAAATACGACTGCCAGCGCGCGATCCTGGTCGGTCACAACGCGCACTTCGATCTGAATTTCCTCAACGCCGCAGTCGCGCGCACCCAGCACAAGCGCAACCCGTTCCACCCCTTCAGCGTCTTCGACACCGTCAGTCTGGCCGGCGTGGCCTACGGCCAGACCGTCCTCGCGCGCGCGGTGCATGCCGCCGGGCTGTCGTGGAACAGTGAGGAAGCGCATTCGGCGGTGTACGACACCGAACGCACCGCCGAACTGTTCTGCAAGATCGTCAACGCCTGGCCACGGATGGCCTGA
- the rnr gene encoding ribonuclease R, with product MPTYTCGRCQKPPRRRPALAPRAPLDGAPANSAPRPDPRKPASSGPGKAPKATASQPSAKRPKPSGQAKSRNSGKPAGKSAKAAPWLPDSFGTTGASKPSVRKPAHHGAFVQDPHAAREASRYADPIPSREAILKLLGDADGPMLLEIVADRLGLDTPERRDALGKRLAAMLRDGQLLQNRRGGYLPAARMDLIAGTVIANPDGFGFLRPDTGPGDDLFLSPVEMRKVLHGDRVMASVTGVDRRGRREGAIVEVLERRINRLIGRFTLEAGISYVIPDDARIQRNVQIPADARLDANNGQLVVCEIVHAPDAYRPPIGRVLAVLGDKLTPSLVVEAAIHGHDLPHEFPPEVSAEATAVPLQVTDRDIVGRVDLRQLPLVTIDGEDAKDFDDAVWCEPNRNGFRLIVAIADVSHYVRPGAPLDDEAQKRATSVYFPGFVVPMLPETLSNGICSLNPKVDRLCFVCDMQVGLDGEVGKSKFYEAVMHSHARLTYNQVWQAVGEEDADAIARIGSLLPQVQQLHQLYQVLAKARKARGAIEFESTEVRFVLGPQGEVVQAGMVQRNDAHKLIEECMIAANVEAARYLLKQRVPAPYRIHDKPPESKYADLLEFLKEFKLRMPPWATVEPRDFTVFLGKIRERADAALLESVLLRTQSLAVYAPDNIGHFGLALDAYAHFTSPIRRYPDLLVHRAIKHALSGAKPAAFAYSSSGMAALALQCSERARRADEAEREVDERYRAAWMEKHVGSKFDGIISGVTSFGLFVELNDSKVNGLIHVTQLPNDYYHFDPIRKTLSGERTGRIFRLGDPVTIIVLKASLEERKIDFRLAEERGVAPPPPRGQPAKRPKQKY from the coding sequence TTGCCGACGTATACTTGCGGCCGATGTCAAAAACCACCAAGAAGACGACCGGCCCTCGCGCCACGCGCGCCCCTTGACGGCGCCCCCGCCAATTCCGCCCCCCGCCCCGATCCACGCAAACCTGCGTCGTCCGGACCGGGCAAGGCCCCCAAAGCGACGGCATCGCAACCTTCGGCCAAGCGTCCGAAGCCAAGCGGCCAAGCCAAATCACGAAATTCAGGCAAGCCCGCCGGAAAGTCCGCCAAGGCGGCGCCTTGGCTGCCCGACAGCTTCGGCACGACAGGTGCGTCGAAACCGTCCGTACGCAAACCTGCCCATCACGGTGCTTTCGTACAGGACCCCCATGCGGCCCGTGAAGCCTCCCGTTACGCCGATCCCATTCCGAGCCGCGAGGCGATCCTCAAGCTCCTGGGCGATGCAGACGGCCCGATGCTGTTGGAGATCGTGGCCGACCGTCTTGGTCTCGACACTCCTGAACGTCGCGATGCGCTAGGCAAGCGCCTGGCGGCGATGCTGCGCGACGGGCAACTGCTGCAGAACCGCCGAGGCGGCTATCTGCCGGCGGCGCGGATGGATCTGATCGCCGGTACGGTGATCGCCAACCCCGATGGCTTCGGCTTCCTGCGCCCCGACACCGGCCCCGGCGACGACCTCTTCCTGTCGCCGGTGGAAATGCGCAAGGTCTTGCACGGCGATCGGGTCATGGCCAGTGTCACCGGCGTCGACCGTCGCGGTCGTCGGGAGGGCGCGATCGTCGAAGTGCTCGAACGTCGCATCAACCGCCTGATCGGCCGGTTCACGCTCGAAGCGGGGATCAGCTATGTGATTCCGGACGATGCCCGTATCCAGCGCAATGTGCAGATTCCCGCCGACGCACGATTGGACGCGAACAATGGCCAGCTCGTGGTGTGCGAGATCGTTCACGCCCCCGATGCGTACAGGCCGCCGATCGGCCGGGTGTTGGCGGTGCTGGGCGACAAGCTGACGCCCTCGTTGGTGGTCGAAGCCGCGATCCACGGCCACGACCTGCCGCACGAATTTCCGCCCGAGGTGAGCGCCGAAGCCACTGCGGTGCCGCTGCAGGTGACTGATCGCGACATCGTCGGACGCGTCGACCTGCGCCAATTGCCGCTGGTGACCATCGATGGCGAAGACGCCAAGGATTTCGACGATGCCGTCTGGTGCGAACCGAACCGCAACGGTTTCCGCCTGATCGTTGCGATCGCCGATGTCTCGCATTACGTGCGTCCCGGCGCACCACTCGACGACGAAGCGCAGAAGCGCGCGACATCGGTATATTTCCCGGGCTTCGTGGTGCCGATGTTGCCGGAAACCCTGTCCAACGGCATCTGCTCGCTGAACCCGAAAGTCGACCGCCTGTGTTTCGTCTGCGACATGCAGGTCGGACTCGATGGCGAAGTGGGCAAGTCGAAGTTCTACGAAGCGGTGATGCATTCGCATGCGCGCCTGACCTACAACCAGGTGTGGCAGGCGGTCGGTGAGGAAGACGCCGACGCCATCGCCAGGATCGGTTCGCTGCTGCCGCAGGTCCAGCAACTCCATCAGCTGTATCAGGTGCTGGCGAAGGCGCGCAAGGCGCGCGGCGCGATCGAATTCGAATCGACCGAAGTGCGTTTCGTGCTCGGTCCGCAGGGCGAAGTGGTGCAGGCCGGCATGGTCCAGCGCAACGACGCGCACAAGCTGATCGAAGAATGCATGATCGCGGCGAACGTCGAGGCTGCGCGTTATCTGTTGAAGCAGCGGGTACCTGCACCCTACCGGATCCACGACAAGCCGCCGGAATCGAAGTATGCCGATCTGCTCGAATTCCTGAAGGAATTCAAGCTGCGGATGCCGCCGTGGGCGACGGTGGAGCCGCGGGATTTCACGGTATTCCTCGGCAAGATCCGCGAGCGCGCCGATGCCGCGCTGCTGGAGTCGGTGCTGCTGCGCACCCAGTCGTTGGCCGTGTACGCGCCCGACAATATCGGCCACTTCGGGCTCGCACTCGATGCCTACGCGCATTTCACTTCTCCGATCCGGCGTTATCCCGATCTTCTGGTGCATCGCGCGATCAAACATGCGTTGAGCGGCGCGAAACCCGCCGCGTTCGCGTATTCCTCGAGCGGCATGGCCGCGCTGGCCTTGCAGTGTTCGGAGCGCGCGCGCCGTGCCGATGAAGCCGAGCGCGAAGTCGACGAGCGTTATCGTGCGGCATGGATGGAAAAACACGTCGGCAGCAAGTTCGACGGCATCATCAGCGGCGTGACCAGTTTCGGACTGTTCGTGGAACTGAACGACTCGAAGGTCAACGGCCTGATTCACGTGACCCAGTTGCCGAACGACTATTACCACTTCGATCCGATCCGGAAAACGCTCAGCGGCGAACGCACGGGCCGTATATTCCGGCTCGGCGACCCCGTCACCATCATCGTGCTCAAAGCCAGCCTGGAAGAACGCAAGATCGATTTCCGGCTGGCGGAAGAACGCGGCGTCGCACCGCCGCCGCCGCGTGGGCAGCCGGCGAAGCGACCGAAGCAGAAGTATTGA